The DNA segment GACCCATCCGGACGACGACCTCGGCGTTCGGCTGGTCGCCATCGAGCGGGCGGTCGAGGAGTGGCTGGACCTCTACCAGCCGGACGTGCTGGCGGTGGAGCGGGTGTTCAGCCAGCACAACGTCCGCACGGTCATGGGCACGGC comes from the Actinomycetes bacterium genome and includes:
- a CDS encoding crossover junction endodeoxyribonuclease RuvC is translated as MRVFGVDPGLTRCGLGVVDGVPGRPVTLVAVNVIRTHPDDDLGVRLVAIERAVEEWLDLYQPDVLAVERVFSQHNVRTVMGTA